Genomic DNA from Brassica rapa cultivar Chiifu-401-42 chromosome A04, CAAS_Brap_v3.01, whole genome shotgun sequence:
CCTCTTCTCCATCCTTATTGGCTGCCACTAGTTTGCTGAAATCAATCTAAAAACGAGTAGATAAAAGTCAATGATTAAGGAACGCAAATGGAGACTTGATATTGTTTCTTATATTACTTAGTTCGTTGACTTCCTTGATGAACaagaaaatcattttatttctttattaccAGATGACACCAGAGTCAAACAAGAACACGTTGTCCTGAGAGACTCAGTCCATTTGGAGAAACTCTCAGACAAGAGTGAGACAGCGTGAAGTCTATACCATGTAGTTAGAAACGGCTCCCAGTTTTCCTGAACCGAACCTCATATAAGTATTTGGTTGGGCGTACCGGTTTATTCCGGTTTGGTTCTGTAGAAcacacaaacaaataaaaaatcaagaCTTTGCAAAATTTCCATTTCACTCTGGAATCTTGAGAGAGTCGTCCAAGACAGAGTTACCTCGTGAGATTCAACGTAAGCTTCTCTTTCGTAGGTTACTTTTTTTGTATTAAAAGATCACTTTTTTGATATATGGGTTTTGATGATTTGATGGTAGATTGTTGGTGGTGGTACACCATGGGTGGGGTTATGCAGAAGTTCCTAGTGGCATCAATGTTCATGTGGATTCTTCCTGTTGCCATATTATACGGATTCAACAATGATTTGCTTCCTGGTAAGGAGGAAGAAGGGCCTAGTAGTAATGCATCATGGTtgacttttttgttttgttgatgtGTTGCTGCTTTTGCCTGTGGTTGTTAGGACCAGTTTGTTCTCCTAATAAGACCACATGTTCAGGAAGCCTGTAGTGTTTTGTAATTGCATCCATGATTCTGCCGTGTAGTTTCtatagatataaaaaaaagaaggtgtTTAGAGCTTGGAGCTCTTGAGAGAAGTCTTGTAAGAAATTATCAGGTTAGGCAAATAACTCTGGTTGTTGGTTTTGAGAATGGTGAGTTAAGGATTCATGTACACTACCTACCTGTTCACTTATTTGATAgggaattatataatttttttttccataggGAATTATTAGCTAATTGCTAATCCATCTAGCTTCACATTTTACTATCAAGTCTGTCTTACAACTATGATCTGTAGATCTATGTAATTTCTGATCATAGTCTTGTTAATTAGGAGTGACTGTTGTGTCTCCTTGTAAGAGGGTTTACACTTGCAGGGTTTGAAATTGAGTTAAACCCAGAGAACCACTATCTGAAGAAGTTAGGAAGGATGTTTAAGTTGTTTCTTTTAGGGGGAACATGTGCAAGGTAGTCTTCTTTGGTTTTCCTTAGAGAAGTACCATTAGTGTGCGCAAAAGCTCTTTTTAGTGGATCTTGATTCATGAGAATTGCTGGGCTTGTTGGGATCTGATGGCAGAATACGGATTATGATTGTAAAATCTCTTGGAAACTGAAACTGTAAACTTACTTTATCAACTTAGGTTTCAGGAAAATTGCTGCAAGAGGCTATGCTATGGTTGTAACCTTGATTCTTGTAGCACAAGCATTTTAGTCATGTAATAAAAGTTGATTATGTGTGATGGCCATTTAGTCGGCTATTGTATTTTTGGCATAATGTTACAGAAACCGTTTGGTCATCTGTTTTACCACCTCTAACACTTCTTTGTAAATCTTTGTCAGGTTCAACAACATTTTCTCCGCATTCTCTAACACTACTGAGTGGATTTCTTGCTGTGGTATCAGTCAATGTAGTGATTGTGTTCTACATCTGCCTGGCCCTGAAAGAACCTACAGATAAACACAAGCCAGACGCTTCGTTCGTCGCAGAGGCCAAAGATAATGTGAAGAAATTGACATCAGGAGTCCCAAGTACTGACCCGGCACTCAAGAAACAAGAGTAAGAGCTAAGCAAATCCCATTTTCTTAAAGTACAAGGAACAGTGCCAAGATTGCATCAAATGGAGCAGAGCTCGAGTTCTTGCAATGTATTGTTATAATTGTAGAAATTCTTGCCTGGTAGACCATCCTCCGTTGGGACATTTGAGAGGGTTTGGTGCTCTGTTTGAGCAACGGAAAGAACAATGTTCATGTTGAACAGAGACAAGAGCTAATGTTTTAAGGATAAAACTCACAAAACCAAATGTTTGTTTGGTGCTGCTCCTTCATTTCAAGGACGCTAAGTGAATTATATAGTGAAATTTTGTTTACTTGTCTGAGTTTTAAATTACTTCAACTGGACAACTGAGTTCCAGTCCAAAGATTACAATAAACATGTTAATCCAAACAAGCATATGAGAATTCAATAAATAAGTCTCAAGTAGTGTCATTCCATATAAGTCAAAGCAGAGTGGACATGATGGAAAAAAAGCTCCAAAAACATACGTGGAAGCCACTACCAGATTAAGGTAAAATACAATGTGTTGTTTTGTAGATGCCTCATGGGTCTCAAAACAAGCATATTGGCTGGCTATTGATGACTTAAGGCAGACAGTTCATTCAAAGCTAAGCATTCATAGAACCCACTTACACATCgaaaaaaattggtttaaaGCTAAGCATTCCTAGAggtttaatataattatagattttatttaatTGATAACTAACTACTAAGCAACGTTAACGAAATACATTAAAAGAACTTTTTGAATGATAGTAGTTTTCACTTTATGAAAGAATGGTCGTGTACAAACTGAAGTGTAACCTTTGCTGATCTCTGTGTGAGATCACAAATTTCAATATAACTTTCCAAACAAAACTAACACGTCCCAAAGAGACAAAGACATAATGTAGATAAAAGAGTACACAAAATCCCCTACCATACCCCCAAAAATAAACCTCCTTTATGAATGCAACCAATCCAGAAGAAGTGACAAAGACACAACACACAGAACCATGCAAAAAGAGTTTACACCTTCTCTTCAGACCATAAGAGACCCCCATCATCATCGTCAATCAACCTCACCAAAAAACACTCAAACCTTCTGACCGCAACCACACGGTTTCACAAGGCTCTGGAGATAATGATGTTTCTAAAATCCACAAAAAATATGCTTCTTTGTTTGTATAACGTGGAAGCAGACGGTAATGAATCTCACCAAAATGAATATTTGTGCCTTCTCAGACACTATGACTTCTGATCATCCAAGCTTGAGAATCATATAGCAGGAACAGGAGTGCCAGCGGCTTCTGCTGCCTTCTTTTGCTTCTCCTTCTCGATCTCCACTCTTCTCACCTCTGCATGCTGTGCGATTCCGTTTGCAATCGCCTGATAAGTGAAGTCCAGTGACTGGTTAAGGTTCTGAAACCTCTGCGCATCTGATGCCTGCATAACTGTTTAATGGACAGAGGATGCAATTAAGCAAGATGTACACCTATAGTATTATGTGCTCGAGATTGGTCACAGAATAGATGTACCTCTAATTGCGTCGACAAAGAATACAAAGGCGTCCACTTCATCGATGGGTGACTGAAACTCATCGTCATCATCGCTACCATCATCAGAATCAtcgtcatcttcatcttcatcatcatatcCGTAGGACTTTGCCTATGAAATGAACAAGCGAATTGGCAAAGAGTCAATTCTAGACATCTTTAGCAGAGGGAATTTGATATAAGCACTTGACATACCTGTGCAGCTAACTTCTTCAGTCTCATGCTTTCTGCTTCATCTCCATCCTCGGTATCATCCATCCCCATCTCCCCATCAGACCCATCATCATCCTCGTCATCACTATCGAGTCCATTCATCTCATTCTCATAATCTACTTCTGCCTCCTTTGCTTCTGCGAAAAATATGGGGAAGGGAATAATTGTAAACGTTACCACGTCAAGTGGAGAGAAAACGGGTCAATATCACAACATACCAGCTATCTGATTCTTATATGCAACAAGAAGATCAAGTGTTGCCCTGAAAACACGCTGCAGAGCTTCGTCGGGGAACTGACCACCCGGGAGTGCAAGTAATGAAGTCAAACCCAAGCAGCAAACCTTTTTATCGTGTTCCCTTGTATAAAAAAGAGTAACCTCTTCATCAGCTAATCAAAGTGATTAAGTGAATAAAATAGAAAGTCCCACCATCACACTTATAAGCTCCCATGAACATGATAAGCCATCATAATATAGATTTTAGTATTTACCTTTTGAAATTTGCTGGTAGGCcactcttcttcttttgttgcAACATCTGGAACCAGAGATCAAACACTGTTGAACCAAGACCCGTGTTATGCAATACACCAAGTGTTAAACCTGGATTGTAGTAAAGCATGTTTGCTACCTGTGAacataaagcaaaaaaaaatagatatagtAGTCATAATGGTGGCTCCTAGAAACGAGAGTTCAACCCCTTGCAACGTTACCTataattaaatcatataaattctCCACACAGTTCTTACCACTTGTATAAGAAGCGACTTTAAGTAGGACGTCTCCGCTCGTTGTAACCGATCAACTGTGAGTCGGAGATAAGGTTCGACCCACTGATCCACCTGTCCTTTGCAATTCTGGAAAACAACTTCAATAAGCTTTGGAGCAGATTCAACATCACTGTCTTCTATGTTTCTGTCGGTCATAAGCTGTAGAAACAAACGCAAGATACAAATTAGCTATGAAGCTCGAACTGTATTGTTCTGTAGACTGATGAGTGTTTTGCTTGACTGGCAGAACTTGAGAgatgattatatatatgtacagcATCTCTACACTACAGCAGCAAGAATTGTCATATGTAATGCGGAATGTACAAAATTCCACAACTTTTAGTTTAGAAGAATCAAAAGCAGACCATATAATTGCACTATATCTATCATAAATATACTTACAGTTGAAAGAACATTAAATAGACTTTGCTGGTAGTCGGGCTCCTTGCAAGTGAGGAAATGAGCAGTTCCCCTTGATATAAAGTTGTCCATAGGAaccaaaatatctaaattttcaAAGAATAAATTAGTGAATATAATTTAAAGAGATTGCCTTCCAGGTTCTGCAGTAACAGTAAACGGAACAAAAACAGATATAAGAGAAGTCATACTTGGAAAGAAATCAATTGCCCAATCGACCAATGCTTCCACCAATAATGGCCAGAGACTCCATATGTCCAAGGATATGGTAGGTGAATAAAAGGTCATGTATGATGCAATCTCCAGAACTTCTTCAAATACATCTACCAAAGCAAATAGGATGAGAATTCATTAATATCAGCATTAAAACAGTTGGAAAAAGAAAATGAGTGAACTTAAGATCTGATGCTACTACACAACAAAAGGTTCACAAGAAAAACGGACACGTAAATGTCCTTTCTAAAAATGCATACTAATGGAATCAATCAAAATGGCTAACAAATCAATCCAAAAGTATAACATCTGGATGCAATGTAACTTGCTTATATTCGAAGACCACAAACTAAGGACCAGATCTAggtgaaaaaagaagaagtaattTTATAGATTAATATACCGTGGCCATCAGTGGTCAACATTTTCTGCATTATTGGAAGTATAGTTGGTTCTATCTCGACAAACAGCTGAGGAAGACTGCTAACAGATTCAAGGATTGTACTTATGGCACGCAAACAACCAACAGCAGCTAAAGCTCCCATGTCATCCGAATCATCACCGGCTTCTGACGTGTTTAAGCACCTCCAAAATGCAGCCGCCTGAGAAAAAAGAAGAGTCAGAAATACATATATCTCAAAGttcaaatattcaataaaacTAGACACATGAGAGAGCTCATTTTCTTACCAGATTTTGGCATAATCCAAAAGCAAAAGGAGCCATCTCCTCACCGAACTTATCGACAATGGTCTCCAACGTAAAAACAAGGTCTTCATTCTCTACCTCATTCATGAGTTTGAAAAATTCTGATAGGAGCAACATCACCATCAAGTGAAACCATTAGTTTCTACCAACGGTACTGACTATCTAGTTTTTAGAAACAAGGGTTACCTACCATCAAGTAACTGAGGGAGGATTGGACGTATCTCATTCAAATCTGCAAGTTTGACCAGACAGTTTTAttaaacacacacatatatatatataaacccaGACACAATCAAGAAGACAACGCACACGGCAAACAAGTGCAAACAGATTCATCCATAAGAATGCGTAGGAGAAAGTCACATACCCTTGCACGCCTCAACAAATGAACGTAATGCAAAAACTGAATCAATACGGACAGGGAGATCAGGATCGCGCATTCCCGAAACAACACTGTGCAATGCTTTACGAAAGTTGTTCTGGTCTGAGAAGTTGATATGGGCATATTGTCCGGCTACCCATGCGGCCTACATCCAAAACCTTAATCGTTAAACAGACCAAGAGGCTCCCAAAGAATATACTATCTAATCCTGAATATAAAACAGGAAGTCCATCCTAAAAATATCGACAACTTTGCAGCAGTCGCCAATTATATTGCAACAATTTATCCTTTTTCCTTCAATTTTTTAAGCAATCATACATAGTTCTCAAATAAATTGAGAAGTACAACAGAAAAGCCAAAAACAATGAATACCTTTGCTCTAAGATGTCCAGCTGGACTACTGAATTCAGGAAAAATATGTTGCACCAACATATGCTCTAGTTCAGATTTATAGGGCTCCGTTTTTTTCAGTTTATCACAAAGAGCTCCAACAGCAAGCATAGCACCATCTTTTTGACGGTAGGGTTTATGTTCGGCAGGAGCTTCGTCATAACTACAAACAGTGTGAAAAAAGATTCACAACAAGACACGACTGAAGGAAGAAGATTCAAGCAGAACATCTCAAATGGAATACCTCCTGAAGATCCCTACAACAAACTGAACAAACTTTGGGAGGTTCTCTTTCCCACGTTTTTGAACCAATTCATTTACGAAGTCCATAGACGCTGTTCGCGGACTGTACAAGTCTTCGATGATATCTGTAATGCATCACAACAGATATCATTAGACGATATGTTTTAAGACTTCAAGAAATTCACTATTTTGAATACTTACTGTAACCTTTCCTCACATATTCATGTGGGTCTTCCTCCCAAAGTTTTTGATCAGAGTCATTAAAGCACATTAGAGGGAAAACAATCTCAAAAAGCAGAACATCCAGCCGAGGCAGCAGTAGGCTGTACATGCTATTCTTCGAAATGCTGCAGGTAGAATGAATTAGTGTCAAAGGATTAAGAACTCGCTTCAACGAGAAAGGGCACATTTGTCAAAATATAGTagtagttttttcatttatttttatgctGTAGGGAATATGACAAAAATACATCTTAATACATGTTAAAAGGTAGAATATTGTTAGGTGACAAAAATGTTGAATAGTGTAAGACTAAtcaaaaaacataaatctacagttttcaaattaaaatctaaaacgtTAAATGGTTGACCAAAAAACAAATTTACAATACCATGGAAATAAGTATTTGAGTCAGCCAAGTGATCATTCTAATGCCAATGAAACTAAAGCACACAAGGAACCGTAAGACCAACCTGTTACTTAAGTACTGAAGGAGAAGATTGGTAACTCTGTCAGGAATATAGCCTCCAAGACGAATAGTATTCAGAAAATTTAGGTGCCCTTCCAAAATTCTGCCTGCATAAGTCTTTTGAAACATCTGGGCGAAAGGTTTGTTTTCTAGAGTCTGAAGTTTTGGGTCTCCAAATCTATCACAAACAATGTTCACAAAAAATTAAACGCACCTTCCAAGAGTACTTTTGTTTAACATATTAACTTCAGAGACATACCGACTGTAGAGCCTGTTTAAGATGTGCACTGTCCACTTCTTGACCTTCCACCAGCCCCAAGATTTTCTAAGTTCCGGGTCCATAGGTTGGCCTTCAACTGGAACAGGACGTTCGGAAACAGTTAAAAACAGAAGCATCCATGCATTGAATACGTTTGGATCAGCTAATTGCTTTGGGAGCTCCAGCTGCCACAGAAAAAAATAGTTCAAAAGAATCATGTGGTGAATCTTTGGAAAGTAACACAATGAAGATCATGATTTCCATAAATCACTATGAAAAGAACACAAAAACAGGGACTGCTTCCGGAAGCCTACGATGCcatcttttattatttattgcgGTTTGCTAAACCAATAGAAAGAGTGTAACTAGCAAATTTTCCAATTTCCAATATGACAAGATACCATGCAATGCAAGTGATAATCTCCACTACAAGAAATCAGAGACATGGATCACAAATGGAGTTGGAACCACCTAACTAGGAGTCGTTGGCCAATATCTTTCATTCCGATATATAAATACCACACGCAACACTTAAACTGGTTTGAATTGTATCTTAGGGATGTGCATATTAAGTTTACGAAAAAaactaaatgattttttttcacaGAAAGAAGCACAAGTAAAGTAACTGATCTGACTAGCGACTTACATATATggatgaccaaaatattttgcATATCAGCTTCATAAATTCTGCTATCTCCAGTGAGGGATTTTCTATCTGAATAAGCCCATTAAAAATAGTCAGAAGTACAGGAAATGTCTCCTCCACAATGCGGGAAACTGGTGTTCTCTCCTCGTCTGACTTGAACCTAGAAAACAAAAGTATGAGACAGAATCAAAGAGATGGGGCTACTTAGGCGTAAACAATGAGATCATTATCTAGATTTTCTGCTCCTTTAAATGGAATGCAAACCCTTCGTTTCCAAAATGGAACTCATCTAAACTTCATAAGACATTACGAACACTGTTTGAAAGAGCCATGAACATCGTTGTATTCTAATAATACAAATTAAAATCCACCTTAACACTCCTTGTCCAATACATTTGTATCTTCCCTTAATTTTTTCGACTCGGTAGTAATTACGACTAAAGCTTTTTAGCCGAAGAGATACACTGAAACAGCCAAATCTGAACTACTACCACGGCAGACAACCATAACTAAAATTTCAATAAGtctttaaattaatacaaacGGGAACGGGAATGGGATAGGAATGGAAAGTGTTAACTTACTCATATTTTCTAGAGAGTATCCGCAACACAAACAAAGCTCCATAAATCTGTTGATTCTGCAAGTTGTACTTCACCCAATCCAGTAGACGTGGCCATTGTTCTGGGTAGTCAGCATAAATAATTGTCTTGAGACATTCTCCAAGTTGTGATCTGGATCAGGAAAttaggagaaaaaaaaacagaattattggcatagagaaaaaaatctaacttctgaaataatcatCCACCATCCACTGATTCATAATATCTACCAGTCAAGGATATTACAAAAGACACAAAGATACATATATGAGCCTGCTAACAGTTCCAAGCCAGACAAAAAGTGATGACTATCTATCAGATAAGATGATGATACACGTAATTAGCCACACATATCGCATCTTTTCACAAAGCCACTTGAAGTCAAACCTCAGGCAGACAAACAAATTACCAGAAAGAAACCAGAAATAAAAAGCTATATTTGGCAACTTTACCTGAGTAAGGTTGGAACTTGGGTGACATAGACGAGGATGTTGTCCCTCACCAACTCTTTGTCGCTTTGCAATATCCTCGACTGCTCTCCTGCACATTCAGATACACGAATTGACCTAAGAGCTTACCGTAATCAAGACGGGTGAAGaaaaattacaattatttatatCTACCAGAATCAACAGGTGACCAGTTCTTAGCAATGAAGTTCTTGAACTGAATACTAGCAATCTGACGCACCGCCATGTCACAGTTTCCATCCACGACTATCTGCAATAACCTCACCAAATGCTGCGGCGTGTGCTGCAACTGCAATAGAAGAGAGTAACGATAAACACAATCATCATGAACTACATAACTTAATCCAATATAGCTTTTCAATCAAACTCGAGAAGAGCTGTTAACACAGAATTCAAATTTCAAGTAAGAAACTAAGGAGACCTGATTGAGCTGCTGCTCGGAAGCTTTGCGTTCATCGGGATTGGGGCTGAGCGCGGCGGCTCGGAGGATCAAAGCGAGGCTAGGCAGATCCATCTTCCGAGGAGTTTGGAAATCGAGACACCACTTAGACAAACACACGATCAGAGGCAGTGGTGGACTCGATTGGAGTTTTCCGTACAAGAGACCTAGAGAGAGCTCAATTGAATTGAGTAGAGCGTGAAAGGGTTTTATTAGAGCGATAAGAATGGCGGAGAAGTAggaaggaaggagaagaagaaagttgGCGAGGGGCAAATAGAGCTGGAGAAAATATAGAGTATTTAAATCCCTAGGGTTGTTTAAAACCACTTATTTTGTTTGACCCGGGTCGTCCATAGAGCCGGTTTAGTTCGAACCAGGTTCTTCTCCGGTTAAATGTATTACATGTTTGTTCCGATAATCttatatctatctatctattctattaaaaagaGAATCCATGACTTtttattcatgtgtgattttttttataaaatggacTATCTACTAAAGTTGGTCACATTACATTTTCAATCattaataattttgatattaaataCATATTTCGACATGTAC
This window encodes:
- the LOC103865123 gene encoding uncharacterized protein LOC103865123 isoform X1, encoding MGGVMQKFLVASMFMWILPVAILYGFNNDLLPGSTTFSPHSLTLLSGFLAVVSVNVVIVFYICLALKEPTDKHKPDASFVAEAKDNVKKLTSGVPSTDPALKKQE
- the LOC103865123 gene encoding uncharacterized protein LOC103865123 isoform X2 gives rise to the protein MGGVMQKFLVASMFMWILPVAILYGFNNDLLPGFEIELNPENHYLKKLGRMFKLFLLGGTCARFNNIFSAFSNTTEWISCCGISQCSDCVLHLPGPERTYR
- the LOC103865124 gene encoding importin beta-like SAD2, encoding MDLPSLALILRAAALSPNPDERKASEQQLNQLQHTPQHLVRLLQIVVDGNCDMAVRQIASIQFKNFIAKNWSPVDSGEQSRILQSDKELVRDNILVYVTQVPTLLRSQLGECLKTIIYADYPEQWPRLLDWVKYNLQNQQIYGALFVLRILSRKYEFKSDEERTPVSRIVEETFPVLLTIFNGLIQIENPSLEIAEFMKLICKIFWSSIYLELPKQLADPNVFNAWMLLFLTVSERPVPVEGQPMDPELRKSWGWWKVKKWTVHILNRLYSRFGDPKLQTLENKPFAQMFQKTYAGRILEGHLNFLNTIRLGGYIPDRVTNLLLQYLSNSISKNSMYSLLLPRLDVLLFEIVFPLMCFNDSDQKLWEEDPHEYVRKGYNIIEDLYSPRTASMDFVNELVQKRGKENLPKFVQFVVGIFRSYDEAPAEHKPYRQKDGAMLAVGALCDKLKKTEPYKSELEHMLVQHIFPEFSSPAGHLRAKAAWVAGQYAHINFSDQNNFRKALHSVVSGMRDPDLPVRIDSVFALRSFVEACKDLNEIRPILPQLLDEFFKLMNEVENEDLVFTLETIVDKFGEEMAPFAFGLCQNLAAAFWRCLNTSEAGDDSDDMGALAAVGCLRAISTILESVSSLPQLFVEIEPTILPIMQKMLTTDGHDVFEEVLEIASYMTFYSPTISLDIWSLWPLLVEALVDWAIDFFPNILVPMDNFISRGTAHFLTCKEPDYQQSLFNVLSTLMTDRNIEDSDVESAPKLIEVVFQNCKGQVDQWVEPYLRLTVDRLQRAETSYLKSLLIQVVANMLYYNPGLTLGVLHNTGLGSTVFDLWFQMLQQKKKSGLPANFKREHDKKVCCLGLTSLLALPGGQFPDEALQRVFRATLDLLVAYKNQIAEAKEAEVDYENEMNGLDSDDEDDDGSDGEMGMDDTEDGDEAESMRLKKLAAQAKSYGYDDEDEDDDDSDDGSDDDDEFQSPIDEVDAFVFFVDAIRVMQASDAQRFQNLNQSLDFTYQAIANGIAQHAEVRRVEIEKEKQKKAAEAAGTPVPAI